Genomic window (Athene noctua chromosome 20, bAthNoc1.hap1.1, whole genome shotgun sequence):
GTGACTGAGAAACAAAGTGATACTGAGTGGTAGTTTGGCTGAGAGAAGTTCTGTAGAAGACTAGATAAAGAGAGTATCAGATCAATTCACAGGGACAAAGATGTAAGAACAAACTACTCAAAGGACTTCACTACAcacaaatgaaaaggaaagaaccAGCCAACAGCTTAAATTCAcactttttggatttttttcagtgaaaccAGCGCGGgggcactttattttttttttgtgatatgaTCGTGCTACTTCCATCCCATTTAAAGTTAGTCCAAATAAAAAAGATAACAGTGAAAAATTGCTTTATTCTGGCTGCTGGAAACGGAGGCAGAGAAAGCGCTACCAGCATGAAAGAACAGTGCTGAAAATATCCTTGGCGTTTATATTAGGAACTTCCTACAGCAAACCTAGCTTTGTTCTATTGCACAAAAAttgtaaatgaaaacaaaaagttcaCAGAAACATAGCATTTTAGAAACCACTTTTGAAAAAAAGGTAAGTAAGGGCACTCAATTCAAGAAAGTTCATCCAGGAAACCAAAAGCCAGCTCTGGGTGACTGCAGGGCATCCAAATGAGACTTGAGAATAACGAGGAATTGTTTCAGCCTTGCAGGCCCAGCAGTACATAAATCTAGCAAAATCCAAAGAAATCATGTTGTCTGAACCGACACAGCTCCTTCACTTTCCTCAAAATGCCATCAATTGTGCTTGGAATCATCTGCCAGCGGGAGGGTTCAGGTATTCCAAAGGtacttccagcagctgctgagatCGCTTTACACGGGACGTGCAGACAGACTGATCCCACTTTATTGACCCCAATTTGCATTTGTATCTTCAAGGATGGATCCCCCCCCCAACCTACAGCTGCGCTGACTTTGCTGGAATTCTGCTCACTGAACTCCCCCAACCGTCCTCGGGGTGGGAGAACTGAGACCCCAGCGTAAAACCGCGACACAGGATTGTCCTAAGGCAGCTCGGATGTGAACAGATGTCAGATAATCTGCTTCAAAAGCACAGCACTGCTATCAAATGCTGTGTTGTCCTAGGATCTCTTAACAGATTGACAAATATATTCTGCGTGCAAACAGGTTTCCTTTTGATATATGATTAGAGGCCTCATAATTTAAAGCGTGATTAGCCAGTATCTTCTTATCTACAGTAACTACAGCATCCTGTAGTAAATGCAAGCCCTAAAAatcattataaaaaatatttccttagagcactttaaataatttacaaaattctACAAAAAACTATGTATGTTTATCCATGATATCCCTATTAAATagaagcatttttcacattaatgTGTATATGATATACAGATATCAGCATCTCCCACTGTCTCTCCTTCCATGTCTCAAGTTTTATCAAGGTAATTACAATGATAGTTATTTTCTAAAAAGACTGTTACTGTAAAAAAGGTGTACTTACAtatttgaaacatttcttttcaaggGGGAATCTGGGCAGTCCCCTGTGGGTATATCAGTAAATTTTGCACAGGTTTCGTCTAAAACTTCCTGTCCTTGGCCCACTTCACAAGCAGTTTCCCTATCCTGCAGGGCAGGTATTTTTCCTTCCAAACTGGAGCTGGATACCTGAATTTCTTCCTGCCTCTCACTGTCCTGGCAGATAACTTTTTCCTTCTTAATGCACAACTGCCTACTGTTATCTGTACATGCTCCTCCACTAGTTTTATCCACTGTTACTGCTGTGACATTGAGTTCCAGCAGTGGGCAACCTAAACTTGGATCTGGCCCGTTGTCCTGCTGGTTATCCTCACCCTTCCTGCACACACATATGCTCTGCTGGGACGTGTCTCTGCTAACTTGATCTGCTTTTCCCACCGCCATACTGTGTTCAGGGCATGGGGGATCTAAATTTGAATCGGCCCAGCTGTCTCTGTGGGTATCTCCTTCCTCAATCCACATCTGCGTGTTCTCAGCTTTGCATGTTTCTCTGCAAACCTTATCTACTTTTACTGCTGCCACACTCTGCTCCTGCAAGGGGAGACTCGAGTGTGAATCCGAGGGGTTTCCCGAAGCACCAGCCGTCCCGCAACCCTCTGCTTCCTCCCCGATATACAAAGGAGCAGCCTCCAGTCTGTCACAGGTTTCTGCTACGTGGGGACTCGACACTTCCGCAGCGAGCTTCTGAGAAGAACTGGATTCTTTTATCGCTGTCGTACTCTCCCCACTAAATTCACCTTTTGGCAAGGGGGCTCCTCTTCCCTGGCTGAGCACGTCTGTATCCCGGGAAGCGACCTCCGCTCCTAACGCACTGCTCTGGGCAAGCAAACGCTCTGCTTTCTGCCTTTTGTTCAAAAGCATGGATTTCTTCCTGTCCCGAGCATATTTGAGACCTGCAATAAATTTACTTGAGATTTTTAGGTGAAAGGTATTCTTTCTTTTAGATCTAGACTTTGCATTCATTACTTTTCGTACTTTACAACCTTCGCTTTTGCTGGTTTTAGGTGGGAGCGTTTTCTGCCGGGGCTGTGTATTAGGGACATCCTTTTTACCTGTTGTGTTTCCAGATAACTCACCACCAGCAACACCTTTAAGCCCCACCGCACCTTGCTTAGCTTTTGACTGACCAGTAGTATGAAGATTAACATTctctgcagcagaagcagatCTCCCACTGCCATGTAACATTGCacttttcccttctgttctctGAGAGTTCTTCAACTCCTCAGTTTGCTGAGACACCTCAGTCTTTTTACTCTGACCCAGCATGAGGTCAATCTCACTTTCAACCGgctgttgctttgcttttcctttattaGTAGTTTGTTTGGTCACTCTCAATAGGTCCAGAGTTGCATCATCTTTCGGTGCCTCTGAATTGCTTGCAGAGTCTTTAGCCTTCTCTGCCAAAAACTTCCTAATTTCTTGTTCGATGCTGTCATCGCTGTCCACTGAACTGCTGTCATCAGCATCTGACGCAGCTGtgaaagcactttttttatttttagctacCTGCAGATTATTCGGGTTTGAAACTGATTTAGGTTTATAACCTTTTTTAAGCTGCAAGTTAAACTCCAAGTTCTTCACGGTTTCTGGTTTTTCATTGGGAAGTTTGATATTTATGTTGTCTGGAGGATTTCTGATGGCATTCTCTTTCACAGCTTTTCTAGGTTTTGAGAGGCAGCTTTTCAGTAGCACAGGATTTTTACATTTGCACTCGTTCTGTTGGAGGCTACTAAATTCATCCAGCAGCTGAGTTTCTGTCTCGCTAAATCTGACCCTCTTCTTGCACTGAGATTTCTGGTCCTTGGACttcttctttaattttcttttagacCGTAAAAGGTCCTTGATAGCACTATCAAGGTCCTCATCACTATCCAGAGAACTGCTCTCATCATCGGAACCATCCCTCTCTTGAGTCTGGATGGTATTTTTCATAAGGTTTCTTGTGCTACTCTGAACCTGCATAAAAGGGTTTACAGAGTCCAAGGCCACACAACTGCCAACTGATCCGGATAATTCCGAAGTCACTGGCTGCTGCTGCCTAGTCTCTTTGCTACTGAGCCTTTGAGCATCACAcagtgctgcagggctgctcagGGCACACTCCTCTTGGAGCACAGGAAATTTTGAGTAGTTACCTGGCTGGAAAAGTCCTGTCTCCAGCTGTACGGGTGGTTTTGATGCACCTTGTTTCGCTATTCTGCCTTCCCTTTTAAGTCTCCTTTTACGACTCAGAGATAGCTTCAGCGTTttgggaagagaaggctcaagggtACTGGTGAGGCTGTTTTGATCAGAAGGCAAAGGCATCTGGATTGAATGTGACAGGCTGGGAGGCTTTGTTCCAAGGTTTTCTGACTGTGCTTTCAGAGCCAAAAAAGCCCTGATTTCTTGCTCTATACTATCATCACTGTCCACAAGGCTGCTGTCACTTTCGCAACGGGAGGAGGAGAGAAGCTGGGGAGAAAAGAAGGAGTCTGCAGCCAGTGATCTGTTGTCACTTCCCATTTGGGATGGCATGATGGTTTTGGAAATATCAAGGATCGCTTCGGCGCACATGAGTTCTGCAGATGTGTCCGCTCTGCAAGAGGCCTGCAATGTGAGCTCGCAAGCAGCAATCTTATTTTCCGGAGGTGCAAAATGTCTAgcttttttcagtggtttaaaCAGCTTGTTAAATTCATTGCTGGTACTTTCTAATTCTGTTGactttgaattaatttcttttctcttgttgCTTATAGGGCTTTTATGGATTTCTGGTGAGGCACTTTTTGTTGAGCTAATTGTCAGGCTTGCAGAAATGTCCGCCATTCCCTTTGTATCAAATTGTTCCCTCTGCAAAGGGACACAGTCTGTTGCATGACCTGCCTCCTTCCTGATTTTCTCCAGCTGATAAAGCTGAATGGCTTCTTCAATGCCATCATCGCTACTCGAGTCAGACGTGGGCATACTCTCGTTCATAAGCGCTCCCCTCGTCTCCCAGTAATTAGTTccactttcttcattttgctCCACTAACCAGGGCTGGCTGGCAGTGCCCATTTCTAGGTACGCTTCATTCACCTGGCTGAGATGACCAGGCTCTTCTTGGATTTTAGACTGCAAACACTTGGACTGAGTGCTGGTTTTCTGTAGCTTGGGATGGTGTCTCAAGAGGAGCGCATTACAACCTTGCTTTATAGCACCACAGTGTCTGTTTGGTATTTCTTTGTTGCATTTTAGGACAGATGTCACATCGGAATCCTTTTTATCCTCCACAGTCACACACTTACTAAtttcttgctgcttcttctcGTTCAAGAACTGCACTATTTCAGCTTGTATGCTCTGTTCAAAAGAGTCATCGCTACTGATGCTCTGAGGGGAAGCAGGCTGTAGCCTTTTGCCAATGCCAAGGTGGTCAGACAGGTACTCTTCAGAGAGCATCTCCGCTTTGAATTTCACAGGGAGAAGGTTACTAGCCATTTCGTTCTGGGAGAATTCTCTTTTAAACCTTTTGTCTCTGCTTATATTCTCAGAACACTCCGCGTCCCTTTCTAACGACTGGTcgcttttgctttttgctttcaaGTACTCCTGGATGGCTTCCTCTATGCCTCGGTCGACAGAATCATCACTATCGGAATCAAGTAAGAGAGTCCCAAACCCCACATTCTCCTCCACTTCAGTGTCGTCCAAATCAGCAGGGCAACCACACTTGGTATATTGAGGATGCTTCCGTAGCAAAGTGGTGCTCGATGGGACTCTGTTACTGgtgcctttttctcccttttgtttcTTCTGCATAATACAATCATACTCATTGTTCATACCCAGGGGAGACTCTTGACTTTGCAGGTTGTTTATGATCATCTGAACTTTTGCACTTACAGAGGTTCTAGTGACATCCCCTTCAGATTCAGAGAAGCAAACGGGGTATCTACAATTCCTTGCTGGTCCAAAGGACTCCCATTTTGTCTGAAGAGCTACCAGAGGAGAAGCATTCATAAGGAACATTCTAGCAGACAACAGCAAAGTCCACAACGGAACAGTTTTTCAGACTGGTCTCTCTTCCATCCTACAATaaagagaaagatattttttattatgaatCTACCCTCTAGAAGTTCCATGTAATAATACTGGTAACATTATTGTACATTATTAACACTCAGACTTACTGTGCCAGATAATCCCAAGAGTTACTCCTCAACATCGCTTTAATGGGTAAATCAGTCTCTACTGCCATTAAGGCTAAGACACACCACTCATCATTTGTGGTTTCCAGTATTGTCTGGCACAACCATAATGCAACTCAGGTAATTATCTTCACTTCCAAAACTCTTCCTGCCAAAACTTTTCGTTGAAGGTCGTGCTCTCTTTTGCACATGCTCCTAAATAACCACCTATTGTCAAGACCCACAAAGAATCACTCTGATGACACTTCAGTGCACGGGTGTGTGTGATCCCCTTCTGCACTAACGTTGTCTGAATATTTTTGCAATGAACTTTGTGGCGAGAGAGAAAGAACAATTTTAAGGGAAATTTTCATAACAAAGTGGAATTGGTGGGAGTGGAGAACCCCGCAAAATATTCTGCTCCTTGTGTTTCCTTTCGCATAATTGCCCTTTTGAAAGAACTCCCACCACGCATAGCTCAGCTTTTCAGTTTTACAACAAAAACAATGTTGGCTGTGTCCACATGGTATATAACGGGTGGATGTGAAGCAAGCTTGCCCATGATCTGAGATGGTGCAGCACAAACCAACTTTTATTAAAGAGCAGAGTAACTGTGCTAGCACGCCTGGACGCACACACTAGCCCAAGACAGCTTTTACCAGTTCTGGCTTGGCACTAACTGAGCACAGCTGAGGGACTTGGGGCAGCtcaaagaggaggaagggaagctTATTTCTTCCTGAACCATACTACAGCAATAACCCCGAGACATCAATCATCCTGGCCTTGCTGCAGGATAAAAGCTCTTGGTAAATACAAATCTTTAGGAGTTTGTAAAAACACGGTGAAGATTACTAACTACTCTTTGTATTACAGTAGAAAACCCCGAACGAAGGCCTGTTTTGTGGAACAAAAAAAGCCATCCAGAAAATGCCAGACAATGCCCCAAAAAGTTCACAACTTCCACGACGTCCCATGAGAGCCGAAGGTTTCACCTGCAGCACCATTTAGTAGGATTAAAACTGTCTGGTGGACACAAGGCATGCAgcaaccccaacaaaaaaactaCAGCAGGTGGGTGGTTCTCCAAGGCCGACGCACAGTCTCCCCCACAAACCCAGAGCAGCACCGGACTCTACCGACCACAGAGACATGCTTCTGCCTCCAAATCCTCTCTGACCTTGCCCTTGTCAATTATTCTCTAGGTCTGGTTTCAGATTAATCAGCGGCAATAAGTATTTTATAGAATTAGTAACTCTCAACTTTGAAAACTTATATTTATTTGCCACTGAGAATAAGGTAACAGACAACCAGGGAAGATAATTCTTCATCACTTTTAAAGAGAGCGCGGTGCTCCAACAAAGAACATAGTATAACATGACAACTGCTTTTGTCAAAATTATTCTGGGACCCGCGCTCGTGGAGCAGTTTTATTGCCATCTTGTTAGTAGACTAGAATATTCTTGAAATGTTATTGACCAAGGCAGGGTTGGCCTGAACATGCCTTACATGACGTCTGCGGAGCGGTTAGCTCCAAACCCACCACTAATAACACTCGCTGGTTCTCTGCTGCAGAGCATCCCAGCAGAACACATTTTAACTCACGCTCCGGAGGGCATccatttctgattttcttttcctcagtgaTAATTCACCTCAAAACATCATTGTTACAGAATTAAAATTTGGAGTACAGCGCTCAAGGACAGCCCACCTTGCTGGCTGCAAGCCGGAGCAACACAACACACGCTGTTTTAATTTCCACCTTTTAGTCAAGTGAAGATAGTTTAGACTGACTTCTGCTCTACCCCTGCCAATAAAGCGCAGCGCTCCCGGCCGCTCCCGTATTCGCCCGTAACTAACCGGGGAAGCACCTTGCCATGACCCGGGTCAGACCCCCAACTTTCAGAAACGTGTGAATGAACGCACAAATTCTAAAGCAGCCTCCAACACATTCATTAGGgcaaacataaattaaaaacatttttccttgtaATAAGCAGCTGAGGATCGAAGAGACAGGAATTAGAATACCTAATTATCCTGAAGAAATGCAATTAACACACTTAAGCTCCCAGcttcattagaaaaaaacccccacaacttaTTTCCTATTAACCTATTTCCACAGTTTCCAGGTAAGGGGCAGGTACCTTCGTTGTCCTACGCCGGGGTTGTGGTCGCCCTGCAAGAATTACACAGGACTGGGATGAATCTCCCTGCCCCAGAACCGCTTCAGGGCAGGGCACCCACCCAGGGGTGCGGGCTCTGAGGGGGCACCCAAACGAGGGCACCCACGGAGGGCGTGaggggacatgtggggacacCCACCCAGGGGACAGCCACCGAGGGTGTGAGGGGACGTGAGGGGACACCCACCCAGGGGACAGCCACCGAGGGTGTGAGGGGACGTGAGGGGACACCCACTGGGGCTGTGTGAGGGGACACGAAGGGACAGCGCCCGCCGAGGGTGAGGGGATATGAGAGGACACCCtcctgggatgggggggggggggggcaggtatCCTCCGGAGCTCTATgaggggacacgaggggacaccCACCCGTGGGTCACCCACCTCGGGTGTGCGAGGGGCCACCCACCCGCGGGGGACGCCCGGAGGCGGCGTGCGCGGGGCCAGCGCCGCGGGGGTCaccgcccgctgcccgccggctgcccgcggccggccgggccctgcccgcgccgccATGGCTCCCCCTTCCCGCCTTCCGCCGCCCTCGgccggccgcgccgggcccggaCCTGGGCCTCGGCCTCAAGCCTCGGCGGGGCCCTCCCCGCCcgaccccccctccccggcgctcacctgccgccgccgctgccgcggGGGGAGGCCGAGAAGaaggggggaggcggcggcgggggttgcggtggtggtggcggcggccgGCCCGGGCTCGCCGCTCCGCCGGGCTCCGCTCCGCCGCTGCCCGCCGTGCTGGTGCAGGGGCGGGCGGCgcttccttccctgcccccggGGAGCGGGAGGCATGCGCCGCAGGGCCCCGCCGGGGAGGCGGGAGCGACCGCCCGGCCCTCGGCGGCCGCCGGCTCTGCCCGCGGGAgcggaggggcagggaggggccggcccgggcggccccggcgccggggcACAAAGGCAGGCGCGGCCGCTCGGCTGGAGCCCGGCAGCCGGCGCGGAGGGGAGGGCAGGCGGGCAGCAATGAGACCGGCAGGAATGAATCCGGCAGGCAGGCGCCCACCGGGGAGGAAGGGGgaaccccccccgcacccccggcccTGCGGAACCGGAGGCCCAAGGCAAGATTTGGGCTCCAACCCCTGATTCTGCAGACACCGACCAGCTCTGTCCCGGCGGGGACTTGACAAACGCACGAACCGGGGGTTGGCGGCGGTTGCTTTGGAGGCAAGAGTCGGCTACAACGGGCAGGAGGAGAATCATTCCTGGCGCTCCCTCGGGGGTGCGGTGGGGGCTGCTAAAAGGTGGGGAAAACTCAAAACACGCCACTGACCGTCCCAAACCCAAAGTTTGGGGATGCAAAACTAGAACTAAGAGAGCTGAGGCctggtttttttggggtggtttttttgttgtttgtttttttttttttttttttcaatagaagcTGAAGCTGTTAGTGCGTTGGAGATTTCGTGTAGAAAACCAGCAGAGTTTTagtgttctgtttcttctctgctttgcTGGCAAACAGGCTTTCCCCGAGGATTTGCTGCCAGTCGTGTCCtaccagccccgtgctccccgagAAGAGCCAAGCTGCCAAATCCTTCTTTTCGGGACACCCGTTTCAACCTGCTCGTTCACTAAAAAAAACACAGAGTGAGTCATAACTCTCGGTTTGTAAATCTTCACAAGCATTTCCATTCCTAGTTTCTGGCAAATGAAAACCTGGTGCCTTAACCCAAAGCGCTGCCTATTTTCACTTCGACAGTGCCTTTTTCTTACCCCGTGGTGCATGAACACCTGTGATGCTACAGGTAGAAACCAGCATCTTTTGGCTGGGTGTTGCCAGAATCACAGGGGAAATGCTTCAGGCTAGAAGATGTCAAGGGAGCAGCAGGTGCAAAGGGTCCCAGGCTGAAAATGGGGTGACAGGTTGTGGCAGTGCAGACTCACACATCACTCACATCATGCTCACACCCCACTGGGCTCCTCTGCCCTCAGGGGAATTATTGCCAGCGCACAAGAATGAGGTGGGTGTCAGAATCAGGCCCATTATCCTTAATAGGCGTTATCACATACAATTATTCACTTTCTGTGTCGCTTTTCGTTCAAAGCTCAAGACAATTTGCTTGACTGATGTTGCTGTTTCTGCCACAGCTTTGACAGCACGTCACAGCGCTGCAGCACGGTGTAGAAGTTTAACTCAAGAGTTAGAGGGCAGTTTGCTGGTGCAGTGTTGAACACTGGTGAGAATTTAGCCAGGCTCCGAGGTGA
Coding sequences:
- the PPP1R26 gene encoding protein phosphatase 1 regulatory subunit 26, with translation MFLMNASPLVALQTKWESFGPARNCRYPVCFSESEGDVTRTSVSAKVQMIINNLQSQESPLGMNNEYDCIMQKKQKGEKGTSNRVPSSTTLLRKHPQYTKCGCPADLDDTEVEENVGFGTLLLDSDSDDSVDRGIEEAIQEYLKAKSKSDQSLERDAECSENISRDKRFKREFSQNEMASNLLPVKFKAEMLSEEYLSDHLGIGKRLQPASPQSISSDDSFEQSIQAEIVQFLNEKKQQEISKCVTVEDKKDSDVTSVLKCNKEIPNRHCGAIKQGCNALLLRHHPKLQKTSTQSKCLQSKIQEEPGHLSQVNEAYLEMGTASQPWLVEQNEESGTNYWETRGALMNESMPTSDSSSDDGIEEAIQLYQLEKIRKEAGHATDCVPLQREQFDTKGMADISASLTISSTKSASPEIHKSPISNKRKEINSKSTELESTSNEFNKLFKPLKKARHFAPPENKIAACELTLQASCRADTSAELMCAEAILDISKTIMPSQMGSDNRSLAADSFFSPQLLSSSRCESDSSLVDSDDSIEQEIRAFLALKAQSENLGTKPPSLSHSIQMPLPSDQNSLTSTLEPSLPKTLKLSLSRKRRLKREGRIAKQGASKPPVQLETGLFQPGNYSKFPVLQEECALSSPAALCDAQRLSSKETRQQQPVTSELSGSVGSCVALDSVNPFMQVQSSTRNLMKNTIQTQERDGSDDESSSLDSDEDLDSAIKDLLRSKRKLKKKSKDQKSQCKKRVRFSETETQLLDEFSSLQQNECKCKNPVLLKSCLSKPRKAVKENAIRNPPDNINIKLPNEKPETVKNLEFNLQLKKGYKPKSVSNPNNLQVAKNKKSAFTAASDADDSSSVDSDDSIEQEIRKFLAEKAKDSASNSEAPKDDATLDLLRVTKQTTNKGKAKQQPVESEIDLMLGQSKKTEVSQQTEELKNSQRTEGKSAMLHGSGRSASAAENVNLHTTGQSKAKQGAVGLKGVAGGELSGNTTGKKDVPNTQPRQKTLPPKTSKSEGCKVRKVMNAKSRSKRKNTFHLKISSKFIAGLKYARDRKKSMLLNKRQKAERLLAQSSALGAEVASRDTDVLSQGRGAPLPKGEFSGESTTAIKESSSSQKLAAEVSSPHVAETCDRLEAAPLYIGEEAEGCGTAGASGNPSDSHSSLPLQEQSVAAVKVDKVCRETCKAENTQMWIEEGDTHRDSWADSNLDPPCPEHSMAVGKADQVSRDTSQQSICVCRKGEDNQQDNGPDPSLGCPLLELNVTAVTVDKTSGGACTDNSRQLCIKKEKVICQDSERQEEIQVSSSSLEGKIPALQDRETACEVGQGQEVLDETCAKFTDIPTGDCPDSPLKRNVSNMRRKGR